CCCTGTCATTCAGGAAATCGCCGCGCGTGGCCGCGTGCCCATCGTGGTGGGCGGGTCTGGGCTGTACATCAAGGCGCTCACCCACGGCCTCTCGCCCCTGCCTGCGGCGTCTCCGCAGCTTCGCGCCCAGTTTCAGCACCTCTCCCCCGGAGAAAAGATCGTGTGGCTGCTGCAGCGGGACCCCGAGGCCGCCACCACCGTGAATCTGCGCAATCCCCGCTACGTGGAGCGCGCACTGGAGATCTGCCTGCTCTCCGGCCGCCCGCAGTCCGGCCTGCGCCGCTCCTTTGAGCAGGCCGAGCCGGAGGTGAATGGCATCATCCTCCAGTGGGACCGCGAGACGCTCTACCGCCGCATCAATCAGCGCACGCTGGACATGTTTGCAGCCGGGCTGGTGGCCGAGGTGGCCGCGCTGGGACCGCTCTCCCCCACGGCAGAAAAGGCCATCGGCGTGCGCGAGGTGCGCGCCCATCTGGCCGGGCAGACCACGCTGCCAGACACCATCTCCGCCATCCAGCAGGCCACCCGCCACTACGCCAAGCGCCAGATCACCTGGTTCCGCCGCGAACGCTGCTTCCAAACGATTTGCCTCGATTCCCTTCCCACGGCACAGTGCGTGCTCCCCCATCTCCTCGATCTCTTTCCATGCCTCCGCCCGTCCAGCCAGTCCGCCCCGTCTTCGTCAACCTAGGCCCCCGCAGCTACCTGGTCCAGGTCGGTCGTGATCTGCTGAAAACCCTCGGTGAAGAGGTGAACAAAAAGCTGCCCGACCGCACCTCATGCGCCGTGGTGACAGACAGCAATGTGGGCCCGCTCTATGCCGAGACGGTGCTGGCCAGCCTGCGCGCCGCCGGGAAAAAGCCCTGCCTCATCACCGTGCCTGCAGGCGAGTCTTCCAAATCCCTCTCCTGGAGCCAGTCCGTGCTGGGCGAGATGGTGCGCGCCGGGCTGGACCGCAAGAGCTTCGTCGTCGCCCTGGGTGGCGGCGTCATCGGCGATCTGGCCGGTTTCTGCGCCTCCGTGTACCAGCGCGGCATTCCGTATGTGCAGGTGCCCACCACCGTGCTCTCCCAGGTAGACAGCTCCGTGGGCGGCAAGACGGGTGTGAACCTCCCCGACGCCAAAAACATGGTCGGCTGCTTTCACCAGCCCGTGCATGTCATCGCTGATCTGGACACGCTGAACTCCCTGCCCACCCGCGAGTGGAATGAGGGCTTTGCCGAGATCATCAAGCACGCCTGCATCCGCGATGCCTCCATGTTCAAGGCCATCGAAGACATCGCCGCCGGCAAGGGAGACATCGTCAGCCTCATCCGGCGGAACATCGCCATCAAGGCCGTCATCGTCGAGGCCGACGAGCACGAGACCATCGGCACGCGTGCGC
The sequence above is drawn from the Prosthecobacter vanneervenii genome and encodes:
- the miaA gene encoding tRNA (adenosine(37)-N6)-dimethylallyltransferase MiaA; its protein translation is MPGLPGTAMLPDSTFFITGPTASGKTALAIALAQQVGGEIVNADAFQLYAGMDLLTAKPSAAELASVPHHLYGVLPLSESCDAARYHALAVPVIQEIAARGRVPIVVGGSGLYIKALTHGLSPLPAASPQLRAQFQHLSPGEKIVWLLQRDPEAATTVNLRNPRYVERALEICLLSGRPQSGLRRSFEQAEPEVNGIILQWDRETLYRRINQRTLDMFAAGLVAEVAALGPLSPTAEKAIGVREVRAHLAGQTTLPDTISAIQQATRHYAKRQITWFRRERCFQTICLDSLPTAQCVLPHLLDLFPCLRPSSQSAPSSST
- the aroB gene encoding 3-dehydroquinate synthase, whose protein sequence is MPPPVQPVRPVFVNLGPRSYLVQVGRDLLKTLGEEVNKKLPDRTSCAVVTDSNVGPLYAETVLASLRAAGKKPCLITVPAGESSKSLSWSQSVLGEMVRAGLDRKSFVVALGGGVIGDLAGFCASVYQRGIPYVQVPTTVLSQVDSSVGGKTGVNLPDAKNMVGCFHQPVHVIADLDTLNSLPTREWNEGFAEIIKHACIRDASMFKAIEDIAAGKGDIVSLIRRNIAIKAVIVEADEHETIGTRALLNFGHTLGHAIEAAAGYGRLLHGEAISLGLRAAAWLSAQVSDLTSDDYERIVALLKLCDLPTRLPDDLDTEELMRIARTDKKFENGKIRFVLLRKIGDAYVSKDVMEGHLKQALDELRK